A stretch of the Lolium perenne isolate Kyuss_39 chromosome 3, Kyuss_2.0, whole genome shotgun sequence genome encodes the following:
- the LOC127340026 gene encoding uncharacterized mitochondrial protein AtMg00860-like — protein MNLMNKVFMEYLDKFVVVFIDDILVYSKAEEEHEEHLRLVLGTLRQHQLYAKFSKCQFWLKEVGFIGYVLSAGGLSVDPSLIKSIVERQPPKNVTEVRSFLGLAGYYRKFVEGFSSITKPMTLLLKKDKKFEWTDKCEESLQELKR, from the coding sequence atgaacctcatgaacaaggTCTTCATGGAATACCTCGACAAATTTGTTGTGGTGTTCATCGATGACATCTTGGTTTACTCCAAAGCTGAAGAGGAGCATGAAGAGCATCTGAGACTTGTTTTAGGTACCCTTAggcaacatcaactctatgctaaGTTCAGTAAATgccagttttggctcaaggaagttGGATTTATTGGCTACGTCTTATCTGCCGGAGGACTCTCTGTTGACCCCTCCCTGATCAAGTCCATTGTGGAACGACAACCCCCTAAGAACGTTACGGAGGTACGATCCTTCCTCGGATTGGCAGGATATTACCGCaagttcgttgaaggattctcaagtATCACCAAACCAATGACTCTTCTGCTAAAaaaggataagaagtttgaatggacggataagtgtgaagagagttTGCAAGAATTAAAAAGGTGA